The following coding sequences lie in one Spirosoma sp. KUDC1026 genomic window:
- the leuB gene encoding 3-isopropylmalate dehydrogenase — protein sequence MKKHILVVPGDGIGAEVTAVGKQVLETIAQRFGHEFTYDEALIGHVAIEATGSPLPDETLTKMQAADAVLFGAVGHPKYDNDPSAKVRPEQGLLKMRKELGLYANLRPIKLFDELLEASSIKPEILRGADILFFRELTGDVYFGKRERIEDGNTAYDTMIYSKYEVERIVRKAFEAARTRGKKLCSVDKANVLESSRLWREVVQALAPEYPDVTVEHQFIDAAAMLLIKDPKRFDVVVTGNLFGDILTDEASQIAGSMGMLASASVGDKTGVYEPIHGSAHDITGKGVANPLASVLSVALLLDISFGLKEESQAVIDSVDAVLKAGYRTRDIADAATAPDNILGTSAMGEQILQHLNA from the coding sequence ATGAAAAAACACATCCTTGTTGTTCCCGGCGACGGTATTGGCGCCGAAGTTACCGCGGTTGGTAAGCAGGTTCTGGAAACAATCGCCCAGAGATTTGGTCACGAGTTCACCTACGACGAAGCGCTGATCGGCCACGTTGCCATAGAAGCCACCGGTTCACCCCTACCCGACGAGACACTGACCAAAATGCAAGCCGCTGATGCGGTGCTGTTTGGCGCTGTTGGTCACCCTAAGTACGATAACGACCCATCTGCTAAAGTACGACCCGAGCAAGGACTGCTGAAAATGCGGAAGGAACTGGGTCTGTACGCGAACCTGCGTCCAATTAAACTATTTGATGAGCTTTTGGAAGCGTCGAGCATAAAGCCAGAGATTCTGCGTGGTGCCGATATTCTATTCTTCCGAGAACTGACGGGTGACGTTTATTTTGGTAAGCGCGAACGAATCGAAGACGGTAACACCGCTTATGATACCATGATCTACAGCAAATACGAAGTAGAGCGTATCGTTCGGAAAGCGTTTGAAGCCGCCCGCACTCGCGGTAAAAAATTATGTTCGGTCGATAAGGCTAACGTATTAGAAAGTAGCCGGCTTTGGCGTGAAGTGGTGCAGGCTCTTGCTCCAGAATATCCGGACGTAACGGTTGAGCATCAGTTTATCGATGCAGCGGCTATGCTATTGATCAAAGATCCTAAACGATTCGACGTTGTTGTAACAGGTAATCTTTTTGGGGACATACTTACCGATGAAGCCAGCCAGATTGCTGGTTCGATGGGTATGCTGGCTTCTGCCTCTGTAGGCGATAAAACAGGCGTCTACGAACCAATTCACGGCTCAGCCCACGATATTACAGGTAAAGGCGTCGCCAATCCGCTGGCATCTGTTTTGTCGGTTGCGTTGCTGCTTGACATCTCGTTTGGTCTCAAAGAAGAGTCACAGGCCGTTATCGATTCTGTTGATGCTGTACTAAAAGCGGGTTACCGAACTCGTGATATTGCAGATGCAGCTACAGCTCCTGATAATATTTTGGGAACGTCGGCTATGGGTGAGCAAATTCTTCAGCATTTAAACGCTTGA
- the leuC gene encoding 3-isopropylmalate dehydratase large subunit codes for MSSPKTLFDKVWDAHVVRHIEDGPDVFFIDRHFIHEVTSPVAFLGLESRHVPVMFSGRTFATADHNTPTMNQHLPVADPLSANQLAALERNATKYGISHWGLGHIKNGIVHVVGPENGITLPGMTIVCGDSHTSTHGAFGAIAFGIGTSEVEMVLATQCIMQPKPKKMRITVNGTLNKAVLPKDVILYIIAQISASGATGYFVEYAGDVFENMSMEGRMTVCNMSIEMGARGGMIAPDQTTLDYLKGRELAPKGEQWAKLVPYWQSLKTDEGATFDVDLTYNAADIEPQITYGTNPGLGTGVTQQIPQADAVKDGAASYKKSLQYMGFAENETMIGKPVDFVFLGSCTNGRIEDFRAFASIVKGRQKADHVTAWLVPGSHIVERQIQEEGILDVLTQAGFQLRQPGCSACLAMNEDKIPAGKYAVSTSNRNFEGRQGPGARTLLASPLVAAAAAVTGVVTDPRQLI; via the coding sequence ATGAGTTCGCCAAAGACCCTGTTCGACAAAGTATGGGACGCCCATGTTGTTCGACACATTGAGGATGGTCCCGATGTATTCTTTATCGACCGGCATTTTATTCACGAAGTAACCAGCCCGGTGGCGTTTCTGGGTCTGGAGAGTCGGCATGTACCGGTTATGTTCTCCGGCAGGACCTTCGCTACCGCTGATCATAATACGCCAACCATGAACCAGCACCTGCCCGTAGCCGATCCGCTATCGGCCAACCAGCTGGCCGCGCTGGAACGCAACGCAACGAAATACGGTATCTCGCACTGGGGGCTTGGGCACATTAAAAACGGCATCGTACACGTAGTAGGCCCAGAAAACGGCATTACTCTACCCGGCATGACCATCGTTTGTGGCGATTCGCACACATCGACGCACGGCGCTTTTGGTGCAATTGCCTTTGGGATTGGTACGTCTGAAGTTGAAATGGTACTGGCAACGCAGTGCATCATGCAACCGAAGCCGAAGAAAATGCGGATCACCGTCAACGGTACATTGAACAAAGCCGTACTACCGAAAGACGTTATCCTGTATATCATTGCGCAGATTTCGGCCAGCGGTGCTACGGGCTACTTCGTTGAGTACGCCGGGGATGTTTTTGAAAACATGAGCATGGAAGGCCGGATGACGGTCTGCAACATGAGTATTGAAATGGGGGCACGGGGCGGTATGATTGCTCCTGACCAGACAACGCTCGATTACCTGAAGGGCCGCGAGCTTGCCCCTAAGGGCGAACAGTGGGCCAAACTCGTTCCGTACTGGCAGTCGCTTAAAACCGACGAGGGCGCTACGTTCGACGTTGATTTGACTTACAACGCTGCCGATATCGAACCTCAGATTACGTATGGTACCAACCCAGGTCTGGGAACGGGCGTAACGCAGCAAATTCCGCAGGCTGACGCGGTTAAAGATGGTGCGGCCAGCTACAAGAAGTCACTACAATACATGGGCTTCGCCGAAAACGAAACTATGATTGGAAAACCCGTCGATTTCGTTTTTCTCGGCAGCTGCACCAACGGCCGGATCGAGGATTTCCGGGCGTTTGCCTCGATTGTAAAAGGTCGTCAGAAAGCTGACCACGTAACGGCCTGGCTCGTACCGGGTTCGCATATTGTGGAGCGGCAGATTCAGGAAGAAGGTATTCTGGACGTACTGACGCAGGCTGGTTTCCAACTCCGTCAACCGGGTTGTTCGGCTTGTCTGGCCATGAACGAAGACAAGATTCCAGCGGGTAAATATGCCGTTTCGACCTCGAACCGCAACTTCGAAGGTCGCCAGGGTCCAGGCGCTCGTACGCTGCTTGCCAGTCCCCTCGTTGCCGCTGCGGCTGCCGTAACGGGCGTCGTTACCGATCCAAGACAATTGATTTAA
- the leuD gene encoding 3-isopropylmalate dehydratase small subunit has protein sequence MAYDKFTILRSSAVPMPIENVDTDQIIPARFLKATERKGFGDNLFRDWRYNNDDTPKADFVLNNPTYSSEGSPRKILVGGKNFGSGSSREHAAWAIYDYGFRCVVSSFFADIFQNNSLNIGILPVKVSPEFLDRIFAAINADPNTELEVNLPEQTITLLATGESESFTINGYKKNNLINGFDDIDYLLSMKTEIEAFADTRPF, from the coding sequence ATGGCTTACGACAAATTTACTATACTCCGCAGTTCGGCCGTTCCGATGCCCATCGAGAACGTCGATACGGACCAGATTATCCCCGCCCGTTTCCTGAAAGCAACCGAGCGCAAAGGTTTCGGCGATAACCTCTTCCGCGACTGGCGATACAACAACGACGATACGCCCAAAGCAGATTTCGTCCTGAATAATCCAACTTACTCAAGCGAAGGGTCGCCCCGAAAAATTCTGGTAGGTGGCAAAAACTTCGGCAGCGGCTCCAGCCGCGAGCACGCAGCCTGGGCTATTTACGACTACGGTTTTCGTTGCGTCGTGTCCAGCTTCTTCGCCGACATTTTCCAGAACAACTCCCTGAACATTGGCATTCTGCCCGTGAAAGTAAGTCCCGAATTTTTGGACAGAATCTTCGCAGCAATCAATGCCGACCCGAACACGGAGCTGGAAGTAAACCTCCCCGAACAGACCATCACCTTGCTGGCCACTGGCGAGAGCGAAAGCTTTACCATCAATGGATACAAGAAGAACAATCTTATAAACGGCTTCGACGACATCGATTACCTCCTGTCGATGAAAACTGAAATCGAAGCCTTCGCCGACACGAGACCGTTTTAA
- a CDS encoding alpha-isopropylmalate synthase regulatory domain-containing protein yields the protein MKRRYIEIMDTTLRDGEQTSGVSFSASEKLALAQSLLTEVKVDRVEVASARVSAGELEAVQQITRWAEGAGYLQKIEVLTFVDGQASIDWVLASGARVMNLLTKGSVNHLTYQLKKTPEEHFADIEELLTRAQQHDLQANIYLEDWSNGMHNSPDYVYQFLDFLSTQPIRRILLPDTLGVLTPADTYQFVSAIVSRYPNLHFDFHAHNDYDLSIANVMEAIRAGAHGLHLTVNGLGERAGNAPMASAIAVLRDFMPDVRTGVVEKSLYQVSKLVETFSGLRIPDNKPVVGDNVFTQTAGIHADGDKKNNLYFNTLLPERFGRKRSYALGKTSGKANIENNLRELGIQLPESDLKKVTQRVIELGDLKEMVTREDLPYIISDVLNTNTLVSRVEVLNYVLTHSKDLKPSATLRVRIDDEQFEENAQGDGQYDAFMNALKKIYGKKKMTLPTLTDYAVRIPTGGHTDALCETIITWKHQNNEFKTRGLDSDQAVSAIKATQKMLNTLE from the coding sequence ATGAAACGTCGTTACATTGAAATTATGGATACGACGCTACGCGACGGTGAACAGACCAGCGGAGTGTCGTTTTCTGCATCCGAGAAGCTAGCCCTGGCGCAATCGCTGCTGACCGAGGTGAAAGTAGATCGGGTTGAAGTGGCTTCCGCCCGGGTGTCGGCTGGTGAACTGGAAGCAGTACAGCAGATAACCCGATGGGCTGAAGGAGCGGGCTATTTGCAGAAGATTGAAGTATTGACGTTTGTCGACGGACAGGCATCAATTGATTGGGTATTGGCCTCTGGCGCCAGGGTGATGAACCTGCTTACGAAAGGCTCCGTCAATCACCTGACGTATCAGCTTAAGAAAACACCCGAAGAGCATTTTGCTGACATCGAAGAGTTACTGACAAGAGCGCAACAGCACGACTTACAGGCTAATATCTATCTGGAAGACTGGAGCAACGGAATGCATAACTCGCCGGACTATGTCTACCAGTTTCTGGATTTCCTCAGCACGCAGCCCATTCGCCGAATCTTACTTCCTGACACCCTGGGCGTGTTGACACCTGCCGATACGTATCAATTCGTTTCCGCGATCGTCAGCCGGTATCCCAATCTGCATTTCGATTTCCACGCCCACAATGATTACGACCTGAGCATTGCTAACGTAATGGAAGCTATTCGGGCAGGAGCGCATGGCTTGCACCTGACCGTAAATGGCCTCGGTGAACGAGCCGGCAATGCCCCGATGGCCAGCGCCATTGCCGTTCTGCGTGATTTCATGCCAGATGTTAGAACCGGCGTGGTTGAAAAATCCCTCTACCAGGTTAGTAAGCTGGTTGAGACGTTCTCCGGGCTGCGCATTCCTGACAACAAGCCGGTGGTGGGCGATAATGTTTTCACCCAGACAGCTGGCATCCATGCCGACGGTGATAAGAAAAACAACCTGTATTTCAATACGCTGCTGCCCGAGCGTTTCGGCCGGAAACGGAGCTACGCACTCGGGAAAACGTCGGGAAAGGCGAACATTGAGAATAACTTACGCGAACTGGGGATTCAGTTGCCAGAAAGTGATCTGAAGAAAGTTACGCAGCGGGTAATCGAGCTCGGCGATCTGAAGGAGATGGTCACGCGCGAAGACCTGCCGTATATCATCAGCGACGTATTGAACACAAACACCCTCGTTTCGCGGGTAGAAGTATTGAACTACGTATTAACGCACTCCAAGGACCTGAAACCATCGGCTACCCTCCGGGTACGTATCGACGACGAGCAATTCGAAGAGAATGCCCAGGGTGATGGGCAGTACGATGCGTTCATGAATGCCCTGAAAAAGATATATGGCAAAAAGAAGATGACGCTTCCGACCCTGACCGATTATGCTGTCCGGATTCCAACGGGTGGTCATACCGACGCGCTCTGCGAAACCATTATTACCTGGAAGCACCAGAATAACGAATTCAAAACCCGGGGGCTTGATTCCGATCAGGCCGTCTCAGCCATTAAGGCAACCCAAAAAATGTTGAATACTTTAGAATAA
- a CDS encoding 2-isopropylmalate synthase produces the protein MSQQVYIFDTTLRDGEQVPGCQLTTDEKIVIAKELERMGVDIIEAGFPISSPGDFRSVVEISKAVSEPTVCALSRAVKGDIDAAGEALKWAKRGRIHTGIGSSDIHIRNKFNSTREKIVEQAIAAVKHAKTYVEDVEFYAEDAGRADLAFLAQLTEAVIKAGATVVNIPDTTGYCLPDEYGKKIAYIYEHVSNVHQATISIHCHNDLGLATANTLAGVVNGARQVEVTMNGIGERAGNTSLEEVVMALKVRKELGLHTNIDSTRLFPVSQLVSELMRMPVQANKAIVGRNAFAHSSGIHQDGFLKHSENYEIMNPQDVGVPESSIVLTARSGRHALRHRLELLGFTYNKSSLDTIYTRFLDMADIRKQVNDKDLMELVSMELVK, from the coding sequence ATGAGCCAACAAGTCTATATTTTCGACACTACACTGCGGGACGGCGAGCAGGTTCCCGGCTGTCAGCTCACTACAGATGAAAAGATCGTCATCGCTAAAGAGCTGGAGCGCATGGGTGTTGACATAATTGAAGCTGGTTTCCCAATTTCAAGCCCTGGAGACTTTCGTTCCGTTGTCGAGATTTCCAAAGCCGTCAGCGAACCCACGGTCTGTGCGCTTAGCCGGGCCGTTAAAGGCGATATTGATGCCGCTGGTGAAGCTCTGAAATGGGCGAAACGTGGCCGTATTCATACCGGTATTGGTTCGTCGGATATTCATATCCGGAACAAATTCAACAGTACCCGCGAAAAGATCGTCGAGCAGGCCATAGCTGCCGTTAAACACGCGAAAACGTATGTTGAAGATGTTGAATTTTACGCAGAAGATGCCGGCCGTGCTGATCTGGCTTTCCTGGCTCAGTTGACCGAAGCTGTCATTAAAGCCGGAGCCACGGTAGTCAATATTCCTGACACAACAGGCTATTGTTTGCCAGATGAATACGGTAAGAAAATCGCCTATATCTATGAGCACGTATCAAATGTACATCAGGCAACCATTTCTATCCACTGCCACAACGATCTGGGACTAGCTACAGCCAATACGCTGGCAGGCGTTGTAAACGGTGCCAGACAGGTTGAAGTAACTATGAACGGCATCGGTGAGCGCGCAGGAAATACGTCGCTGGAAGAGGTCGTTATGGCGTTAAAAGTGCGCAAAGAACTGGGTTTACATACTAATATTGATTCTACTCGTCTTTTCCCCGTTAGCCAACTGGTTTCAGAACTGATGCGGATGCCTGTGCAGGCTAATAAAGCTATTGTTGGTCGTAACGCTTTTGCTCACTCGTCGGGTATTCACCAGGATGGTTTTCTAAAACATTCCGAGAACTACGAGATTATGAATCCGCAGGACGTAGGCGTACCGGAGTCGTCTATCGTTTTGACCGCCCGTAGTGGCCGCCACGCCCTCCGTCATCGTCTGGAGCTCCTGGGCTTTACATATAACAAGTCGTCGCTTGATACAATCTACACCCGTTTTCTTGACATGGCCGACATTCGTAAGCAGGTTAACGATAAAGATCTGATGGAGCTTGTCAGTATGGAACTCGTCAAATAA
- a CDS encoding exonuclease SbcCD subunit D, whose product MKILHTADWHLGKRLQDFQRLQEQQAVLQEIVDIADREQVDLVIVAGDLFDTFNPDPKAEDLLYCTLKNLTAGGSRPVIAIAGNHDNPDRIEAQDHFGRECGIIFSGFPKTEVHAYELSCEAKLLQSAPGFIELKLPRHAAPVRIILTPYANESRMRSYFGQTSFGDELREQLRQHWVTLADTYMDDRGINLLTAHLFMMKRGGEQPEESDDERSILQVGGASVVYTDMIPPQVQYTALGHLHRYQSITGGFSPVVYSSSPLAYSFAEADQQKYVVLVDAEPSEPVLVTPIPLKTGKRLLRPRFKQVAEAVDWLKDNPNCYAEITLQTPTYLTSEERRALQQAHQSLVTIIPDVRDVELADQETTQTIDLTQSMESLFTDYFKSKNKGQEPNDRLQQLFKEILATESE is encoded by the coding sequence ATGAAGATACTTCATACGGCCGACTGGCATTTGGGAAAACGGCTTCAGGATTTCCAGCGACTTCAGGAACAGCAGGCAGTATTGCAGGAAATTGTTGACATTGCCGACCGCGAACAAGTTGATCTTGTCATAGTAGCCGGTGATTTGTTCGATACATTTAATCCCGATCCTAAAGCAGAGGACTTATTATACTGTACACTCAAGAACTTAACCGCAGGAGGTAGTCGGCCGGTAATTGCCATCGCGGGCAACCACGATAATCCGGATCGGATAGAAGCTCAGGATCATTTTGGTCGCGAATGCGGCATTATTTTCTCCGGTTTCCCTAAAACAGAAGTTCACGCATATGAATTAAGCTGCGAAGCCAAGCTGCTCCAATCCGCTCCGGGCTTTATAGAACTGAAGCTACCCAGACACGCAGCACCGGTCCGAATTATTCTTACGCCCTACGCCAATGAATCTCGAATGCGGTCCTATTTCGGCCAGACGAGCTTCGGCGATGAACTTCGGGAGCAGCTCCGGCAGCACTGGGTTACACTGGCCGATACGTATATGGATGACAGAGGTATTAATTTACTAACAGCCCATTTATTCATGATGAAGCGGGGCGGTGAACAACCCGAAGAATCGGATGATGAACGTAGCATTTTACAGGTCGGTGGTGCCTCAGTGGTTTATACGGATATGATTCCTCCGCAGGTGCAGTACACGGCACTTGGACACTTACACCGGTACCAATCAATTACCGGTGGCTTCAGCCCTGTTGTTTATAGTAGTAGCCCCCTGGCATACAGTTTTGCCGAAGCTGACCAGCAGAAATACGTTGTCTTGGTAGACGCCGAGCCGAGTGAGCCAGTGCTGGTGACGCCAATTCCTTTGAAAACGGGTAAACGGCTATTACGCCCCCGCTTCAAGCAGGTAGCCGAAGCGGTTGACTGGTTAAAGGATAATCCGAACTGTTACGCTGAAATTACGTTGCAAACGCCGACGTATCTGACCAGCGAAGAACGTCGTGCGCTTCAGCAGGCGCACCAATCACTGGTAACTATCATTCCCGATGTTCGGGATGTTGAGCTTGCCGATCAGGAAACAACCCAGACAATTGATCTGACCCAGAGTATGGAGTCGCTGTTTACTGATTATTTTAAGAGTAAGAACAAAGGACAGGAGCCAAACGACCGGCTTCAGCAACTGTTCAAAGAGATTTTAGCAACCGAATCTGAATGA